GAAGGGCTATTGACCTAAATTTCCCCTAAACAAACAAGATTGATCGGTGATCGGAAGTCGAGCGTGGGTGCTCGTCGGCGAGTGGATGGCTGCGCTGATTTTCTCCGCCACTGCTACGGCAGCGTAGGTGAGAGATTTAATTTCTTCCTTGCGAAACGTACTCGTTTACTGAACACTTGATGTACGAGAGTAAAAAAGAGGCGGGGAACGAGGACAAGGGAGGTGAAGGAGTAGAAGACAAGAGAGAGATTATTACAAGAAAGATTTTAGAGTTTTGAATTTTCTATTAGATTTGAATCTAAGATAAAAGTGTAATTCTCGTGCTCGCAATCATTTTATGTTCGCTTCTCTGACGCTTAGCCTTATACTGGATATTTGTTTATCCGACGTTATAATTTGTAAGCAAAGGTTGAACTTAATATGTGATTGCGTTTCTCTAATCCGGTTATGATATAACAGGACAGGCAAGTCAAGCAGTGTATGGTTTCCGAAGCTTTGAGTCGGTCTTTTATGGATTTCCAGCTTTCGTGTACGTCACATTTGCCATGGATATGGGTCATGGAGACACTAGCGCGCTCCAGTCAAGTTGATATATCTCTTTTACTTGGTAAACATGACGTTGGCTTTTGTTTGGTGATGTACATTGTTTTTTATGGGTTCGATAGGTTGGTTGGGAGAGTCACTGAGTAATATGTTCATGTTACTGTAGATTTGGTTGAGAAGACCCAAGAATTATCTGATGATCTTAGTAGAAATACAAGGGAAATTGTGTCTTTGAGAATTTTGGAGAATGTTGTTTTTAGGCGAGCAAGTACTAGTCCGATCTCTTCCACGTCATGTTCAAAAATTGATTTGAACCCATCTGAACGTTGTGAAGATGTCCTTCGAAAAATATTACTCGAGGTACTTTAGTATTTAGTTTACTCGCGTATAAAACTTTAATGACTTGTTTTCTGATTAAATTATGTAATAGCAATGGTGCTTACTAATTTGTATAATTTTCATGATTACTGACAGACATCTGCTTCGAATCTGTTATCTTCTGGACCAGATAGGTTGAAGTGGAACCTGGAGTCCTTTTTAGTGCAAAAAAGAGCTAGCTTGACTAAATTTGCATTACAACAGGTGACACAGAGCTAATTGAACTCGTAAACAATTTGAGGCCAtgagaaataaataataatcaagacGTTGACTATAGTGTTGCtgcttctctttttttttttttccggttCTCGAACAGCTTAAAGTTTCAATTCTTAAAGGAAGTCATCCTGTTGTTGCATCCCTGAAAAAACACAGTGATTTGCAAGTTGGGGATCCACCTGAACATGGAGTCTCCATTGATGATGTTAATTGTGGCATTGTGCCTACGCACGAAGGAAGTGAGGCACATACTCAATATGGTGCAGCCAATGTCTCATCGAATTCTCCTGCATTGCCTCATGAAAATGGCCTTTTGCACAGAAATGCACCCATTGAACACTTATTACTGGCTAATAGAAATGGAAGTGGCACTTTTAAAAATGCAGGAGGAAAGTTCTGTCATGATGAAATGGCAATGAATAATGGTTGTGAAACCTGCTTAAAAGGGGCCAAAAAGTATAAGCATGATGAATCCACGGGAATTCGGCAGTATAGTAAAGGACATAGCTGCCCCTTGGAAAAAGTAGATTATGTTGGATGCATGGGGAAAAATCGACTTTCTACAGATAATGAATGTGGTCCATCGAAGGGGCTTATTGGTGATAATGAAGTTTTACTTGGAGTGCCAAATGACAAGGCTGATGAGGAACAGGAACGGCATAGCATCAATGAAACTGAAGGCGAAAATAAAGGTATACTGGAGCTCAAAACTACTAATCAAGCCATGTATACAGATGAGCAAACTAATAATATAAATGTCTCAAATTGTGGTGCACCTGAAGAAGATTTTGATCATTTTTGTGACAATGGGTATAGTGAAGGGAGGACTGATATTACAATAAGGAGAAATGCTTTCTTGAGCTCTCAATGCACATATAGCCAAGATTCCTTTGCAACATCTGATTGTCGAGAGGTAAATCTTTGTGTGAAATGTAACAAGGGCGGAAAACTATTGGTGTGTAGTTCTACCTCTTGTCCTTTAGCGGTTCATGTGCATTGTCTAGGTTCTGCCATGAACTCTGACACGGTGGAGAGTTTTTATTGTCCATCTTGTGCATATTCTCGAGCAATCAAACAGTATGAGGAAGCCAAGGAAAAAACTTCATCGGCATTAAAAGGTTTGATAGCCTTCTACTGCTTTGGGGCCTGTAGAGAATCAAAGAAACAGCTTGTAACGTCGAATCAAATGGAACTGGATGAAGttgtggaagaaaataatgAAGTGATCCATAGAAATTTCTTAGAAGGGCGCAAAAAATGTCAGAGCAAGAAAAATGTGGAAGACAAACTGGCAGAACCTTCAGCATTAAACTCTGGTGACTGTCTCCCCTCACAAGGAAAACCTCTAGAATCAACACAAGGAAAACCTATAGAATCAACCAATGAAATGCTTCTCACTATGGATGAACTTGACCATGGCGTGAAAAATATGGCACAAGACTACCAATCTCCCCAAGATCGAGGACAAAACCATATGGATGCACTGGTGGTTTATCAATTACCATATGAAAATTTATCCGGACAGGACCCAGAGAGAAGCGATAGGTGTGATAGATACATGAAAATAAGATCCAAAAAGGGTGGGTTATGTCCAAAAACAGAATCATCACGAAAACGAACATGCTCATTATCTATTAAATCTATTGATGCAGAAGAAATGTTTGACAAAGAAAATGAGAGTGCTTGTGCTTCAAAATACTTCGTAAGGTACGAAATGGAAGAAACATAGCTTGAATATATCAAGGCCATATCACTGATACTTATACAGTCGTTTCTGAAGAAGGTGTCATTTTTCATATGGTACTTCTGCTTGTTGGACCACAAAGCTCAATAAGATCAAACATTCtatttactttgatgatatttaGTTTTAGGTTTTTTTAGGGACTTCATGGTTCAAGTTGCTTGCTGTAAGTTCCTAATTGAAGATGTTTCTACTTTCTTCTTATATACAGACTGAAAAACTAAGCATATTTTCATCCTAATCTGCAGCTCACGTCCATCAATTCATCTATCTAGGCGGATGAGACGCCCATGGACGAGTGCAGAAGAAGAGACACTAaaggttgatttttttttgttaacgTGATTTCATAGATATTACAACTTTCTCCCCCCATCGGTTTCCTGGTTCTCAGTGTTCACTAAGTGATGTGATGCAGATAACAAGCCACTTTTAGATCCATTTACAATCTATGATTCCAATTGCTATGACCTTATAAGACAAAGCTCCCTAGTCTCTGATAAAGTAAATGATCCATCTAGCTATATCCTTCGACAGGTCTTCCCAGTCCTTAAAACCAAGgtgatttttaaatgtaaaaatTACCAATTCCATCTCAATTTACCTTAGGGTGCATTTGAATTGAGGTATTCTGAgtcatggatttcaaatttattcGATTTGTTTGGAGGAATTTACATTAGGTGATTGCAAATCCATCCTTTATTACTTTAGGCAAATATAATAGTAATTAAGATGAATATAAAAGGCACTCAAAATGGGTGTCCTCTCTTGAAATTCATTCTGAGTTCAAATtcatttattcaaattgaaCTCATCCATCCAAAAATACAACCATAGAATTCTGTCCATTAGGCACTAGGGGGGAAATCTAAGATCTCTGTACTCTGAGGTATTCTATGTAGTGACGCCCTTTAGACTTCATTTTGAAGTTTCTTTTTGTGCCGCAGAACATGTATTGCACATGTACCCTTCCACTCTCCTAACCTTCTCATAGAAACATTTGTGGCTGGCCTGATACTCTTCCGGTAGTCAGATGCTTAATTTCACAATATGACGAGCAATTAAGTATGCAAAACAGCAGGTGTGTGATTCTCTCGACATCATTTATGGCAAAAAATTTTCATTCCCTAAATTTCTCAAGCATTGTTGGGTTTCAATAGGTGTTTCACACTTATCTTATTTCATGTCTAATGCTTGAAGTTCATTTTCGTCATCTCCTTATATCTGATTATGACTCTTTAGTAAACTTGTGTTGGCAGTTCTCAGCTCAAATGTAAGTTGTTGTTTTCTCTCATACAGGAGGGGGTTCGAAGGCATTTTAGTCCTGAGGATAAAAATATCCCGTGGAAGACAATATTGGAATTTGGAGCCGGTATCTTCCAGAGAGGCCGTACTGCAATGGACCTCAAAGATAAATGGAGGAATATCAGCAAAGCAGATCCAAATTCCTAATGAAATTGATGTCGGGATGATGTTGCAATTTCTAATCAAATGCAATGAAAGAAAAGCTGGTGTTGGTATAAAATCTGCCTACCTAGAAAGTACATTTTCTTACATATGGTTTTCTTTTCTATAATGATCAAGTTTATCGTGATTAGTTAACTGACATTTGTAGCGAAGTGTCTCTGCgttatattataaaatgatattaatCTGAAACTTGAACCTTTTAGTTATGCAATTTGTTCCAACATAAGAGAACCCCTTTTAACTTTTTGCCAAGGACGTCCCACAAATCATTCCATATTTCCATTCCTTTGACATCCTCTGTACTTTCAATAAACCTATTTGCATGTTTGGGTAAAAATATCGTGTATCTTACCCAAATGGAGAAGGTATTGAGGGTGTATAAGGTAACACAAGCAAGGGGCGACAAGCTGCTGAGGCTTGTTTGTGGTTCTGCTGTAACGGCGGTAACACTGTTTAAGAAATGCTTGAGCTGTTTACTGAGCTCCATATTgggcttttttaaaaaaattggccGAGTAGTTTTTGGATGAAACTCCGTGAATCGTagcttctaggaatgttttactTAATGTTTTTATTCTAATTACTAACGTGATTGAGATGTGTCTCGCTAATATCAGCATGCATTTGCtacaaaacttttttttaataagctACAAAACTAATTTTGTTCAATAAAAGGTGTAAAACTAGCGTAACTATAAAGGCTGAGGGTTTCGATTCTGGAATATCTATGAtaagttaaatattttttttcccacaTGAGAAGATAATCATTTCCGATTGCTCTTACGCTATTCCTCTGAGAACTCGGGCTGCATAAAACTAGTAACAAAACCTTACAATCATTTGACTATCAAAGTTGTTTCTTCAGGAAATGAATATCCTACCTTTTCAAGTAAAATATACGTACTACGAGTATTAGgttagaaaaataagaaaaaaaggTCAGAGTTCGGAACAATGGTGCAGTGTAACCCAACTTTGTACATGCATTGGCCAAATATACAGAGTCTAGACGCCTGTTCCAGTGGCACAGCCAATTCATAAACATATCAAGCCACCTTCGACACAGCTATTTGCAGCAATGCAGCCGTATCCAAACGTGACATGATCAACTAACATTATCAACCATTTTTTATGGTAAGCCCTCGCCACGAGGCATTTTCTTTGATCCCGCCGCAAAGACAATTTTACGAGTAGGTGACTACTTTGAGAGTACGTGATCAATTTTTGGAATAGAATTTGACTGAACTTGATATTATCAATTGAACACCAAGATACATATCCAAATAAAACATAAAGAATCATTGGCAGAGGCAACTTTAGCCTCGTGTCCTTGTTAAGCGCGACTGGGTGACAAGTCGGGGGAATATAAAAGATTTTACAAAGCCCAAAGATAGAAGCAAGGACaaacaattatattttatcaATAATGCCACTACACTAGCCTTTTAAGAAATGGATGGTGTTTCACACTACGTCGTATTCAACGTAACGGAGTATGAACAGGTAACTTATAATATGATGCTTCAAATTAAAATAGTATTATCTGCATCATatggtaattttaaaaatagatagCATTTAGAACAAAAAAAGAAACACATTTTTCATGAGCATTGGGTCCCCCAAACAAATATAGGCAGCTTCCCCATAATATCATTAGGAAAATCAAGATCTTTAATCACTTTTTTGGTTGTTTCTAGAATTGGGGTATGCCCGTGTAGTTGGTGATGGGTATCGTTAGTTCGTATTTGTACAAAATTCTTTTTATCCTTTTTAATAgatgttatataataaataaaaaacaaggataaagcaTATGTGGAGAATATTTTACTGTCaagaattacataaaaaatCCTAAACTACATCGTCCTATTATTTTACCAAGAGCACGGGCGTGATTGCTTGATTTCACTCGTAAAGCACAAATTAAAAGCAACATTCAAATTCAGAATTAATGAGTGAGAGCATAAAGAAGAATTTATCAAATATTCACATAGCGCAACATTAGCAGCTTGACGCACGAAAGCTTTCTAGTTGGTAATTTATCTCATAACTACTTTCACTCATACATGTTTAACTCaacatttttcttaaaaagtataGAAATATGATTATTATGAGACTCGAACAGATGACCTCATTCTGATACCAATTATTAGGATCAACTGCTTGCAACTAGGTTGAAAACTATAGTTGTTAGCTAATGTGTATCTTTATTTCCTTATATTCGTGATCGCATACAGTGCACCTACTTGAGTGTTAATCGGTCAGACTTTTAGGTCCATGAGTTCGAGATGTGTGTATCTATCTACTAGTGTTGTCCAATATCCTTATATATAAGTCTTACTTTTTCTTTACCACCGGTCATGTCCTCAACATAGACACATCCGTTAAGATCTAGTGTAATTATTTTACGGTCCACATATCTAACTAGATCAAGATGTGCAACATTATTAGTTTGACGCACGAGAATTGTTTAAGAAGTCATATATCTTATTAATATTCTCATTCATGCACATTTATCTCAACACATGAAATATAGCTTTTTCATATTGGTTGATTTGCTCGaaatgaaaagttaaatttaaGCATCCGCGGttcatttattttctaaaaCGAAAATTAACCGATAAATAAgccaagattttttttttccgactTACAGCAAacactaaaaaataattattttatcgtGCATGGCTAATTAGGTCTCCCAAAATCAAACAGATCCAAATTTCTCTCCTATGGCTGGGAAAACAACAGCCGTGCCGACCTCAGTCAGCGGACTT
This genomic interval from Primulina huaijiensis isolate GDHJ02 chromosome 14, ASM1229523v2, whole genome shotgun sequence contains the following:
- the LOC140957154 gene encoding uncharacterized protein is translated as MVSEALSRSFMDFQLSCTSHLPWIWVMETLARSSQVDISLLLDLVEKTQELSDDLSRNTREIVSLRILENVVFRRASTSPISSTSCSKIDLNPSERCEDVLRKILLETSASNLLSSGPDRLKWNLESFLVQKRASLTKFALQQLKVSILKGSHPVVASLKKHSDLQVGDPPEHGVSIDDVNCGIVPTHEGSEAHTQYGAANVSSNSPALPHENGLLHRNAPIEHLLLANRNGSGTFKNAGGKFCHDEMAMNNGCETCLKGAKKYKHDESTGIRQYSKGHSCPLEKVDYVGCMGKNRLSTDNECGPSKGLIGDNEVLLGVPNDKADEEQERHSINETEGENKGILELKTTNQAMYTDEQTNNINVSNCGAPEEDFDHFCDNGYSEGRTDITIRRNAFLSSQCTYSQDSFATSDCREVNLCVKCNKGGKLLVCSSTSCPLAVHVHCLGSAMNSDTVESFYCPSCAYSRAIKQYEEAKEKTSSALKGLIAFYCFGACRESKKQLVTSNQMELDEVVEENNEVIHRNFLEGRKKCQSKKNVEDKLAEPSALNSGDCLPSQGKP
- the LOC140956985 gene encoding uncharacterized protein isoform X1; its protein translation is MLLTMDELDHGVKNMAQDYQSPQDRGQNHMDALVVYQLPYENLSGQDPERSDRCDRYMKIRSKKGGLCPKTESSRKRTCSLSIKSIDAEEMFDKENESACASKYFVSSRPSIHLSRRMRRPWTSAEEETLKEGVRRHFSPEDKNIPWKTILEFGAGIFQRGRTAMDLKDKWRNISKADPNS
- the LOC140956985 gene encoding uncharacterized protein isoform X2 — its product is MLLTMDELDHGVKNMAQDYQSPQDRGQNHMDALVVYQLPYENLSGQDPERSDRCDRYMKIRSKKGGLCPKTESSRKRTCSLSIKSIDAEEMFDKENESACASKYFVSSRPSIHLSRRMRRPWTSAEEETLKFSAQM